A single Clostridium sp. AN503 DNA region contains:
- a CDS encoding iron ABC transporter permease, with protein sequence MEQIQVKQANRKAILLNKIKTFFSKPQNIILLLFGIVLTFTTVAPIVAIVKDTFQIHPGTIDAHLTGKAAGYSVVNYIDLFTSRLAKTNLWKPLWNTILLAVFTCLISIVYGGIFAFLVTRTNLKFKKYLSSIFIFPYIMPQWTLAVVWQNVFNSNAVVGTSNGLLASLFGILAPKWWCQGLLPSAVVLGLHYAPFAYILIGGIFRNMDSNLEEAATILDTPKWKTMFRITLPMVKPAILSTILLVFGSAMGSYPVPHYLGLTTLSTKYISMNSKYTGEASILAIIMMVFGVAILTMNQVSLKSRKNYTTVTGKSGQLSKINLGKIGKYLIGLVLIVLTFFTSIFPIISFALETFLPNPGDYSFLYTRDFSNLTTKWWLTSENITENGMYGQQGILYNNTIWHAFWGTLLVAVCCALIAGTIGTLIGYAVAKNRRSKWASYVNGMAFLPYLMPSIAVGAAFFILFSNEKINLFNTYTLLIIAGTIKYIPFASRSSLNSMLQISNEIEEAAIIQDLPWWKRMLFIIIPIQKSAIISGYMLPFMTCLRELSLFLLLCTQGFILSTTLDYFDEMGLYAFSSAINLILIITILVFNTLVNKLTGASLDDGIGG encoded by the coding sequence ATGGAGCAGATACAGGTAAAACAGGCAAACCGGAAAGCCATCCTGCTCAACAAGATCAAGACCTTTTTCTCCAAACCCCAGAATATCATTCTGCTGCTGTTTGGGATTGTACTGACTTTTACGACAGTTGCGCCGATTGTTGCGATCGTAAAAGACACGTTCCAGATCCACCCGGGCACCATCGATGCCCATCTGACCGGCAAGGCTGCCGGTTATAGTGTGGTGAACTACATCGATCTATTTACCAGCAGGCTTGCAAAGACCAACCTCTGGAAACCGCTCTGGAACACGATCCTGCTGGCAGTATTTACCTGTCTGATCTCGATTGTATATGGTGGTATTTTCGCATTTTTGGTAACAAGAACGAATTTAAAGTTCAAAAAATATTTAAGTTCCATTTTTATTTTCCCATACATCATGCCCCAGTGGACCCTGGCGGTGGTATGGCAGAATGTATTTAACAGCAATGCGGTAGTCGGCACCTCAAACGGCCTTCTCGCTTCGCTGTTCGGCATCCTGGCCCCCAAGTGGTGGTGTCAGGGGCTGCTTCCCAGTGCGGTAGTGCTGGGGCTTCACTACGCGCCGTTCGCTTACATCCTGATCGGTGGGATCTTCCGGAATATGGATTCCAACTTAGAGGAGGCGGCGACGATCCTGGACACCCCGAAATGGAAAACCATGTTCCGGATTACCTTACCGATGGTAAAACCGGCAATTTTATCGACCATACTGCTGGTATTCGGAAGCGCCATGGGCAGCTATCCGGTGCCGCATTACTTAGGACTGACCACCCTGTCCACCAAATACATCTCCATGAACTCCAAGTATACGGGAGAGGCCAGTATCCTGGCGATCATCATGATGGTGTTCGGCGTGGCGATCCTTACCATGAACCAGGTGAGCTTAAAGAGCCGGAAGAACTACACCACAGTGACCGGAAAGTCCGGCCAGCTCTCCAAGATCAACCTGGGAAAGATCGGAAAATACTTAATCGGCCTGGTGCTGATCGTGCTGACCTTCTTCACCAGCATTTTCCCGATCATCTCCTTCGCCTTAGAGACCTTCCTGCCAAACCCCGGCGACTACAGCTTTTTGTACACCAGGGATTTCAGCAACCTGACTACCAAATGGTGGCTGACCAGTGAGAATATCACGGAGAACGGAATGTACGGGCAGCAGGGAATCCTGTACAACAACACGATCTGGCATGCATTCTGGGGAACCTTACTGGTGGCCGTGTGCTGTGCGCTGATCGCAGGCACCATCGGTACCCTGATCGGATACGCGGTGGCGAAGAACCGCCGGAGCAAGTGGGCCAGCTACGTAAACGGCATGGCATTCCTGCCGTACTTAATGCCGTCCATCGCCGTAGGCGCAGCGTTCTTCATCCTGTTCAGCAATGAGAAGATCAACCTGTTCAACACCTACACCCTGCTGATCATCGCAGGTACCATAAAGTATATTCCATTTGCCAGCAGGAGCTCCCTAAACTCCATGCTGCAGATCAGCAATGAGATCGAGGAGGCGGCGATCATCCAGGACCTGCCCTGGTGGAAGCGGATGCTGTTCATCATCATCCCGATCCAGAAATCGGCGATCATCAGCGGATACATGCTTCCGTTCATGACCTGCCTGCGGGAACTGTCCCTGTTCTTACTGCTTTGTACCCAGGGCTTTATCCTTTCCACCACGCTGGATTATTTTGATGAGATGGGGCTGTATGCATTTTCAAGCGCCATCAACCTGATCCTTATCATCACGATCCTCGTATTTAACACATTGGTAAACAAATTAACCGGAGCAAGTCTGGATGACGGTATTGGAGGTTGA